The DNA sequence GACGTCGACCGCCGGCGCCGCGGCGCGCGCCGCCGCCGCGGTCGCCGCGGCATAGGCGGCGAGGTCGCCCGCCACGAAGCGCGGCCACGCCGCCGCGCACAGCACCGGCGCGATCGCCACTGCCCGCCCCTGCTCGCGCGCCACGGCGCGCAGCAGCGCCACCGTCGCCGCCAGCGCCGTGTCGAGCGCCGCCACCACGGCGACGCGCGCGCCGCGCCGCACCGCCGCCTCGGCCATCGGCCGGTCGATGCGCAGCACCGGCGCCTGCGGCCGCGACGCCGCCTCGGCGGCGTCGCCGATGGTCGAGCAGGTGCACACGACCACCCGCGCCCCGGCGGCGCGCAGGGCGTCGACGCGCGCCGCGATCCGCGCCGCCAGCGCGGCGTCGACGCCGCCGGCCGCCGTCGCGGCGGCGAGCAGCGGCGCCTCGACGGCGTGGCGGCACGACAGCGCGGGATCGGCATCGCGCGCCAACCGCTCGAACGTCGGCACGTGCGACGCGGCGGTGTGCAGGAAGCCGAGCACGGCGCGCCGTCAGTCGCAGACGCGGTAGATGGGCGGGATCTGGTCGACGCCCGTGACGCGGAAGCCGAGATCGCGCAGCAGGCCGTCGTGGATGTCGTAGATGAAGCCGTGCACCGACAGCGCGGCGCCGCGCCGCCAGGCGTCCTGGACGATGGTGGTGTGGCAGACGTTGGCCACCTGCTGCATGACGTTGAGCTCGCACAGGCGGTCGACCCGCTTCCCCTCGTCGGCGATGGCGTCGAGCGCGTCGCGGTGCTGCTGGTAGATGTCCTTGATCGAGCGCAGCCAGTTGTCGATCAGCCCCAGCTCGGCGTGGCCCATCGCCGCCCGGACGCCGCCGCACCCGTAGTGGCCCGTCACCATGATGTGGCGCACGCGCAGCACGTCGATCGCGTACTGCAGCACCGAGAGGCAGTTCAGGTCGGTGTGGATGACGACGTTGGCGACGTTGCGGTGCACGAAGAGCTCGCCGGGCAACAGCCCGACGATCTGGTTGGCGGGCACGCGGCTGTCGGAGCAGCCGATCCACAGGTACTCCGGGGCCTGCTGCTGCGCCAGCTTGCTGAAGAACTCCGGATCCTCCGCCGTCATGCGCTCGGCCCAGAGGCGGTTGTTCGCGAACAGTTGCTTCAGGAACGGCATGGCGGACCCGATCTAGCCGCGAACGCGACCGCGAGGCAACACGCCCGGCGCGCCGAGA is a window from the bacterium genome containing:
- the can gene encoding carbonate dehydratase: MPFLKQLFANNRLWAERMTAEDPEFFSKLAQQQAPEYLWIGCSDSRVPANQIVGLLPGELFVHRNVANVVIHTDLNCLSVLQYAIDVLRVRHIMVTGHYGCGGVRAAMGHAELGLIDNWLRSIKDIYQQHRDALDAIADEGKRVDRLCELNVMQQVANVCHTTIVQDAWRRGAALSVHGFIYDIHDGLLRDLGFRVTGVDQIPPIYRVCD